A stretch of Mobula birostris isolate sMobBir1 chromosome 2, sMobBir1.hap1, whole genome shotgun sequence DNA encodes these proteins:
- the LOC140211547 gene encoding cortexin domain-containing 1 protein-like, protein MRVAQGLLNGHMDLDEGLVLAFIVLLCLLLLVMIVRCARMVIDPYSAIPTSTWQEEQINN, encoded by the coding sequence ATGCGTGTGGCCCAGGGTCTCCTGAATGGCCACATGGACCTGGATGAGGGCTTGGTCTTGGCCTTCATCGTGCTGCTGTGCCTGCTGCTCTTGGTCATGATCGTCCGCTGTGCCCGGATGGTAATCGACCCATACAGCGCCATCCCCACCTCCACCTGGCAGGAGGAGCAGATCAACAACTGA